A region from the Ralstonia pickettii genome encodes:
- a CDS encoding acyl-CoA dehydrogenase: protein MDDFYTEEQRMIHDAARAFATERLAPNAAQWDRDGALPDEVVREMGELGLLGMIVPAEWGGSYTDYVAYALALEEVAAGCAASATMMSVHNSVGCGPILKFGTAAQKARYLPDLATGRAIGAFCLTEPHAGSEANNLRTRAVLRDGKWVLNGNKQFVTNGARADIAIVFAVTDPDAGKRGISAFIVPTDTPGFHVGRPEHKLGIRASDTCPITLEDCAVPEENLLGERGEGLKIALSNLEGGRIGIAAQAVGIARAAFDAARNYANERIQFGKALREHQTIANMLADMATRLNAARLLVHHAARLRSADKPCLSEASQAKLYASELAEEICSNAIQIHGGYGYLADYAVERHYRDARITQIYEGTSEVQRMVIARHV from the coding sequence ATGGACGACTTCTATACCGAAGAGCAGCGAATGATCCACGACGCTGCGCGCGCCTTTGCCACCGAACGCCTGGCGCCCAACGCCGCGCAGTGGGACCGTGACGGCGCCTTGCCCGACGAGGTGGTGCGCGAGATGGGCGAGCTGGGCCTGCTGGGCATGATCGTGCCGGCGGAGTGGGGCGGTTCGTACACCGACTACGTGGCCTATGCGCTTGCGCTGGAAGAGGTGGCTGCCGGGTGCGCTGCCAGCGCGACGATGATGAGCGTGCACAACTCGGTGGGCTGCGGCCCCATCCTCAAGTTCGGCACCGCGGCGCAGAAGGCGCGTTACCTGCCGGACCTGGCCACGGGCCGCGCGATTGGCGCGTTCTGCCTGACCGAGCCGCACGCCGGCTCCGAAGCCAACAACCTGCGCACCCGTGCGGTACTGCGCGACGGCAAGTGGGTGCTCAACGGCAACAAGCAGTTCGTCACCAACGGCGCACGCGCGGACATCGCCATCGTCTTTGCCGTGACGGACCCTGATGCGGGCAAGCGCGGCATCTCGGCCTTCATCGTGCCGACGGACACGCCGGGCTTTCACGTTGGGCGGCCCGAACACAAGCTCGGCATTCGCGCATCGGACACCTGCCCGATCACGCTGGAAGACTGCGCCGTGCCCGAAGAGAACCTACTGGGCGAGCGTGGCGAGGGCCTGAAGATCGCGCTGTCGAACCTCGAAGGCGGGCGCATCGGCATTGCCGCGCAAGCCGTGGGCATTGCGCGTGCCGCCTTCGATGCAGCGCGCAACTACGCGAATGAGCGCATTCAGTTCGGCAAGGCGCTGCGCGAGCACCAGACCATCGCCAACATGCTGGCCGACATGGCCACGCGCCTGAATGCGGCGCGCCTGCTCGTTCACCACGCAGCGCGCCTGCGCAGTGCAGACAAGCCGTGCCTGTCGGAGGCCTCGCAGGCCAAGCTCTACGCGTCGGAACTGGCGGAAGAGATCTGCTCCAACGCCATCCAGATTCACGGCGGCTATGGCTACCTGGCCGACTACGCCGTCGAGCGCCACTACCGCGATGCACGCATCACCCAGATCTACGAAGGCACCAGCGAAGTCCAGCGGATGGTGATCGCGCGGCACGTGTAG
- a CDS encoding AMP-binding protein translates to MNEAVSAAQGFVEARDFLLRHRTDYDRAYREFAWPKLDTFNWALDYFDVMARGNDNPALWIIDDPQSEGLKLSFAQMSERSSRMANFLRELGIVRGDRLLLMLPNRVELWDVMLAAMKLGAVVLPATTQLSPDDVRDRVELGGANCVVVDAAELNKFDSVDASIKRIAVGAQREGWIDLAAAYEAPAQFAPDGPTKATDPLLLYFTSGTTSKPKLVEHTHQSYPVGHLSTMYWIGLQPGDIHWNISSPGWAKHAWSCFFAPWNAQACVFVYNYARFVPKDTLDVLVRFNVTTLCAPPTVWRMLVQEPLASYAVKLREIVGAGEPLNPEIIERVRSAWGVTIRDGFGQTETTCQIGNTPGQPVVPGSVGRPLPGYRVELVDHDDQPASEGEIVLPLSHRPLGLMQGYANNAKATAEAMRNGYYHTSDVAMRRDDGYFVYVGRTDDVFKSSDYRLSPFELESVLIEHEAIAEAAVVPSSDPLRLSVPKAFVTVRQGYEAGPELARAVFLFSREKLAPYKRIRRLQFSELPKTISGKIRRVELRRRELERTPQPARLPGEYWEEDFA, encoded by the coding sequence ATGAACGAAGCGGTATCTGCAGCACAGGGTTTTGTGGAAGCGCGCGATTTTCTGCTGCGCCATCGCACCGACTACGACCGGGCGTATCGCGAGTTTGCGTGGCCGAAGCTGGACACGTTCAACTGGGCGCTCGACTACTTCGATGTGATGGCGCGCGGCAACGACAACCCGGCGCTGTGGATCATCGATGACCCGCAGAGCGAAGGGTTGAAGCTGTCGTTTGCGCAGATGTCGGAGCGCTCGTCGCGCATGGCGAACTTCCTGCGTGAGCTTGGCATCGTGCGTGGTGACCGTCTGCTGCTGATGCTGCCCAACCGCGTCGAACTGTGGGACGTGATGCTCGCGGCGATGAAGCTGGGCGCGGTGGTGCTGCCGGCCACGACGCAGCTTTCGCCGGATGACGTGCGCGACCGCGTTGAGTTGGGCGGTGCGAACTGCGTGGTCGTCGATGCGGCGGAGCTGAACAAGTTCGACAGTGTGGATGCAAGCATCAAGCGCATCGCCGTGGGTGCGCAGCGCGAAGGCTGGATCGACCTGGCAGCAGCGTACGAGGCGCCGGCGCAGTTCGCGCCCGACGGGCCGACCAAGGCAACCGACCCGTTGCTGCTGTACTTCACCTCGGGCACCACGTCCAAGCCGAAACTGGTGGAACACACACACCAGAGCTACCCCGTCGGCCACCTGTCGACCATGTACTGGATCGGCCTGCAGCCCGGCGACATCCACTGGAACATCAGCTCGCCCGGCTGGGCGAAACACGCGTGGAGCTGCTTCTTCGCCCCGTGGAATGCGCAGGCCTGCGTGTTCGTCTACAACTACGCGCGCTTCGTGCCGAAGGACACGCTGGATGTGCTGGTGCGCTTTAACGTGACCACGCTGTGCGCGCCGCCCACCGTGTGGCGCATGCTGGTGCAGGAGCCGCTGGCCTCGTACGCCGTCAAGCTGCGCGAGATCGTCGGCGCGGGCGAGCCGCTGAACCCCGAGATCATCGAGCGCGTGCGCAGCGCCTGGGGCGTGACCATCCGCGACGGCTTCGGCCAGACCGAGACCACCTGCCAGATCGGCAACACGCCGGGCCAGCCGGTCGTGCCGGGTTCGGTCGGGCGGCCGCTGCCCGGCTACCGCGTGGAGCTGGTCGACCACGATGATCAGCCCGCCAGCGAAGGCGAAATCGTGCTGCCGCTCTCGCACCGCCCGCTCGGCCTGATGCAGGGCTACGCCAACAACGCCAAAGCCACGGCCGAGGCGATGCGCAACGGCTATTACCACACCTCCGACGTGGCGATGCGGCGCGACGACGGCTACTTCGTCTATGTGGGCCGCACCGACGACGTGTTCAAGTCGTCCGACTACCGCCTGAGCCCTTTCGAGTTGGAAAGCGTGCTGATCGAGCACGAAGCCATTGCCGAGGCCGCCGTGGTGCCGAGTTCCGATCCGCTGCGGCTGTCCGTGCCAAAGGCATTCGTGACGGTGCGCCAGGGCTATGAGGCCGGCCCTGAACTGGCCCGGGCCGTGTTCCTGTTCTCGCGCGAAAAGCTGGCGCCCTACAAACGCATCCGCCGGCTGCAGTTCAGCGAGCTGCCCAAGACCATCTCGGGAAAGATCCGCCGCGTCGAACTGCGTCGGCGGGAGCTTGAGCGCACGCCCCAGCCGGCTCGCTTGCCTGGCGAGTACTGGGAAGAAGACTTCGCCTGA
- a CDS encoding CoA-acylating methylmalonate-semialdehyde dehydrogenase, which translates to MSAVASLASAKPAAQQDTPPTVKLLIGGEFVESQSKEWRDIVNPATQEVLARVPFATAGEVDAAIRSAHAAFATWKNTPVGARMRIMLKFQALIREHSPRIARTLTAEQGKTLPDAEGDIFRGLEVVEHACSVGSLQQGEFLENVAGAVDTYTLRQPIGVCAGITPFNFPAMIPLWMFPMAIVCGNTFVLKPSEQDPLSTMQLVELALEAGVPPGVLNVVHGGKDVVDALCTHEHVKAISFVGSTAVGTHVYRLGSEHGKRVQSMMGAKNHAVVLPDANREQAINALVGAGFGAAGQRCMATSVVVLVGAAQQWLPDLVQKAKALKVNAGVEPGTDVGPVVSRAAKQRILGLIESGVQQGATLALDGRNVRVAGYEGGNFIGPTIFTDVKTDMDIYTNEIFGPVLLVLTVPTLDDAIALVNANPFGNGVGLFTQSGASARKFQSEIDVGQVGINIPIPVPVPYFSFTGSRGSKLGDLGPYGKQVVQFYTQTKTVTARWFDDAVDAGGVNTTISLR; encoded by the coding sequence ATGAGCGCCGTTGCCTCTCTCGCTTCCGCCAAGCCTGCCGCACAGCAGGACACCCCGCCCACCGTCAAGCTGCTGATCGGCGGCGAGTTTGTCGAATCGCAGTCGAAGGAATGGCGCGACATCGTGAACCCCGCCACGCAGGAAGTGCTGGCGCGCGTGCCGTTTGCCACGGCCGGCGAAGTGGATGCAGCCATCCGCTCCGCACATGCTGCGTTTGCCACGTGGAAGAACACGCCGGTCGGTGCGCGCATGCGCATCATGCTGAAGTTCCAGGCGCTGATCCGCGAGCACTCGCCGCGCATTGCCCGCACGCTGACGGCCGAGCAGGGCAAGACGCTGCCCGATGCCGAAGGCGATATCTTCCGCGGGCTGGAAGTGGTGGAGCACGCGTGCTCGGTGGGCTCACTGCAGCAGGGCGAATTTCTGGAGAACGTGGCCGGCGCGGTCGACACCTACACGTTGCGCCAGCCGATTGGCGTGTGCGCCGGCATCACGCCGTTCAACTTCCCGGCCATGATCCCCCTGTGGATGTTCCCGATGGCCATCGTGTGTGGCAACACGTTTGTGCTCAAGCCTTCGGAGCAGGATCCGCTGTCGACCATGCAGCTGGTTGAACTGGCGCTCGAGGCCGGTGTGCCGCCCGGCGTATTGAACGTCGTGCATGGCGGCAAGGACGTCGTGGATGCACTGTGCACGCACGAACACGTGAAGGCGATTTCGTTTGTGGGCTCGACCGCAGTGGGCACGCATGTTTACCGCCTGGGCAGCGAGCACGGCAAGCGCGTGCAATCGATGATGGGCGCCAAGAACCACGCCGTGGTGCTGCCCGACGCGAACCGCGAGCAGGCCATCAATGCGCTGGTTGGGGCGGGCTTTGGCGCAGCGGGGCAGCGGTGCATGGCAACCTCCGTGGTCGTGCTGGTTGGCGCGGCACAGCAGTGGCTGCCGGACCTCGTGCAGAAAGCCAAGGCGCTGAAGGTGAACGCCGGGGTGGAGCCGGGCACCGATGTCGGCCCGGTCGTCTCGCGCGCGGCCAAGCAGCGCATTCTCGGCCTGATCGAGTCGGGCGTGCAGCAGGGTGCCACGCTGGCGCTCGATGGCCGCAATGTGCGCGTGGCCGGTTACGAAGGCGGCAACTTCATCGGCCCGACGATCTTCACCGACGTGAAGACCGACATGGACATCTACACCAACGAAATCTTCGGGCCCGTGCTGCTGGTGCTGACTGTGCCTACGCTGGACGACGCCATTGCGCTGGTCAACGCCAACCCGTTCGGCAACGGTGTGGGCCTGTTCACGCAGAGCGGCGCATCAGCACGCAAGTTCCAGAGCGAGATCGACGTCGGGCAGGTCGGTATCAACATTCCCATTCCGGTGCCCGTGCCGTACTTCAGCTTTACCGGCTCGCGCGGCTCCAAACTGGGCGACCTGGGCCCGTACGGGAAACAGGTCGTGCAGTTCTATACGCAAACGAAGACGGTCACGGCGCGCTGGTTTGACGACGCGGTCGATGCCGGCGGCGTGAATACCACCATCAGCCTGCGCTGA
- the mmsB gene encoding 3-hydroxyisobutyrate dehydrogenase: MKIAFIGLGNMGAPMARNLLKAGHALTVFDLNTQAVGALVEAGAVAAVSPKDAVTGAETVITMLPAAAHVRHVLTAEDGVLAGIAKGVPIIDSSTIDPASAKALGALAAEHGNPFVDAPVSGGTGGAAAGTLTFMVGGSAAAFEQVRPVLSAMGKNLVHCGDTGAGQGAKICNNLVLGITMAGVAEAMSLGEALGIDPKVLGGIINTSTGRCWSSDTYNPFPGVIDTAPSSRGYTGGFGTDLMLKDLGLAGDAAKSVRQPVYLGALAQQLYQTVSSKGDGKLDFSAVIKLYRKDGAA, encoded by the coding sequence ATGAAAATCGCATTCATCGGCCTGGGCAACATGGGTGCCCCGATGGCGCGCAACCTGCTCAAGGCGGGCCACGCGCTGACCGTCTTTGATTTGAATACGCAGGCAGTGGGCGCGCTGGTGGAAGCCGGTGCCGTGGCCGCTGTGTCCCCCAAGGACGCCGTGACGGGCGCGGAGACCGTCATCACCATGCTGCCTGCCGCCGCGCATGTGCGCCATGTGCTGACGGCAGAAGACGGCGTGCTGGCGGGCATCGCCAAGGGCGTGCCCATCATCGATTCGAGCACCATCGACCCGGCCAGCGCCAAGGCGCTTGGCGCGTTGGCGGCCGAGCACGGCAACCCCTTCGTCGATGCGCCAGTCTCGGGCGGCACGGGTGGCGCGGCAGCCGGCACGCTGACCTTCATGGTGGGCGGCAGCGCGGCGGCGTTCGAGCAGGTGCGTCCGGTGCTGTCCGCCATGGGCAAGAATCTCGTGCATTGCGGCGACACCGGCGCGGGGCAAGGCGCGAAGATCTGCAACAACCTCGTGCTCGGCATCACGATGGCCGGCGTGGCCGAAGCCATGTCGCTGGGCGAAGCGCTGGGCATCGACCCGAAGGTGCTGGGCGGCATCATCAACACGTCGACGGGGCGCTGCTGGAGTTCGGACACCTACAACCCCTTCCCGGGCGTGATCGACACCGCGCCGTCCTCGCGCGGCTATACGGGCGGATTCGGTACTGACCTGATGCTCAAGGATCTGGGCCTGGCCGGTGATGCCGCAAAGTCGGTCCGTCAACCCGTCTACTTGGGTGCGCTGGCACAGCAGCTCTATCAAACCGTGAGCAGCAAGGGCGATGGCAAGCTGGATTTCTCCGCCGTGATCAAGCTGTATCGGAAAGACGGAGCGGCGTGA